A genomic segment from Anabas testudineus chromosome 6, fAnaTes1.2, whole genome shotgun sequence encodes:
- the dgkzb gene encoding diacylglycerol kinase zeta isoform X3, whose amino-acid sequence MDSFFRRHFKRKEAALQVDAEAPSCRQRRPSVAVPTSKARRRSSVGLPSSTLTQRRRSSVQLQGGLTCAGGGRLAKTSRRTRWTGHTRRRSSTTTPNLNPRFAVCRKKVGKLRTIDTHLLGPSMLLASLIQMAEEDEEEAGLPAGEQQVEVRGGANNRRMLSRSSSLHSDGDEDSSDYSSGNDSQSEASQLSEAEQLEEEDRCLSGGQEAPSSSSSSSSSKTTTPTLEVMRKTPQLPSTSRPLIRAPRCLRRNSSQVFAGDSAPYSRYRASSQRKRRRISTISKAGSPWPGRGLPLPCRRNSLYYLSHPAFYRGPGALSPLGAHGYDSHMESWNSFLLKAITNPGLQHVGTQPNVSTSGQSDSLQEPNSTVDWSDNAQFGDHIWFETSGSGDFCYVGEQYCVAKSLQKSVARRKCAGCKISVHTMCMEQLEKINFRCKPSFREPGSRTVRESNNVRHHWVHRRRQTGKCRQCGKGFQQKFSFHSKEIVAISCSWCKQAYHNKVTCFMLQQIEECCSLGAHAAVIIPPTWIIRVRRPQSLKSSKKKKRTSLKCNKSSKKGGEIQDGRWKPFLVKPLPSQLMKPLLVFVNPKSGGNQGAKIIQSFMWYLNPRQVFDLTKGGPREGLELYAKVPNLRILACGGDGTVGWILSVLDQLKLRPQPPVAILPLGTGNDLARTLNWGGGYTDEPITKILSHVEDGNVVQLDRWNLNVEPNPDARPEDRGEHQTDKLPIDVFNNYFSLGFDAHVTLGFHESREANPEKFNSRFRNKMFYAGTAFSDFLSGSSKDLAKHIKVVCDGTDLTAKVQEMKLQCLLFLNIPRYCAGTMPWGHPSEHQDFEPQRHDDGCIEVIGFTMTSLATLQVGGHGERLHQCKEVTLTTYKSIPMQVDGEPCKLAPSIIRINLRNQANMVQKAKRRISMPHLNDQQPVPEKLQIRVNRISMAAYEALHYDKDQLKEASTPLGVITVPGDSDLETCRLLIERLQDDLDQDCDARTKGECLSLHKLSMKWCFLDCTTADRFYRIDRAQEHLNYVTEISQEELYILDPELVVKETVGTSPGMPDLVDSEEHQDQQRQFAFPCSPSSPTSSATARVRDFQRKRISSDSSVADALSQSSSKTNLCRRGAKILNVHRSNTTLAGFRPLISPSSATSHDPEQEAELIGCIKSEDLNRLMELHQQGADVLLQDAAGCTLLHHAVQVGSKEIVQYLIDSVPTSHLDVTEKATGETALHKAATSCQRSICHYLVEAGASLMKTDLQGETPKQRADKANDQELADYLENRQHYQMIQSEDQETAV is encoded by the exons ATGGACAGTTTTTTCCGCCGCCATTTTAAGAGGAAGGAAGCTGCTCTGCAGGTGGACGCTGAGGCGCCGTCCTGCCGTCAGCGCCGTCCCAGCGTGGCTGTCCCCACCAGTAAGGCCCGCCGCAGGTCCAGCGTTGGCCTGCCGTCTTCCACCCTGACTCAGCGGCGCCGCTCTAGTGTCCAGCTGCAGGGTGGGCTGACGTGTGCAGGAGGGGGGCGTTTGGCCAAGACGTCTAGACGCACCCGGTGGACAGGCCACACACGCAGGCGCTCCAGCACCACCACCCCCAACCTCAACCCAAGGTTCGCGGTGTGCCGTAAGAAGGTGGGGAAGCTGCGGACCATCGACACCCACCTGCTGGGGCCGTCCATGCTGCTGGCAAGTCTGATCCAGATGGctgaggaagacgaggaggaggcgGGGCTGCCGGCTGGAGAACAGCAGGTGGAGGTAAGGGGCGGGGCCAACAACAGGAGGATGTTGTCGCGCTCCAGCAGCCTCCACTCAGACGGAGACGAGGACAGCAGTGATTACTCCAGTGGCAAtgacagccaatcagaagccaGCCAGCTGTCAGAGGCGGAGCAactggaggaggaagacaggTGCTTATCAGGAGGCCAGGAGGCgccgtcttcctcctcctcctcctcctcctccaaaaccaccacccccaccctgGAGGTGATGAGAAAGACTCCCCAGCTTCCATCTACGTCTCGGCCCCTGATCCGGGCCCCTCGCTGCCTCCGCAGGAACTCCTCCCAGGTGTTTGCAGGAGACTCTGCTCCTTACAGTCGCTACCGTGCTTCCAgccagaggaagaggaggaggatctCCACCATTTCCAAAGCTGGGAGCCCCTGGCCGGGTAGAGGCCTCCCGCTACCCTGCCGCAGGAATTCACTCTACTACCTCAGCCACCCAGCCTTCTACAGGGGCCCTGGGGCCCTCAGTCCTCTGGGCGCTCATGGCTACGACTCACATATGGAGAGCTGGAATTCCTTCCTGCT GAAAGCCATTACGAATCCCGGTCTGCAGCATGTGGGGACTCAGCCCAACGTGTCAACATCTGGACAGAGCGACTCGCTGCAGGAGCCCAACAGCACCGTCGACTGGAGC GACAACGCCCAGTTCGGTGACCACATCTGGTTTGAGACCAGTGGTTCTGGAGACTTTTGTTATGTTGGAGAGCAGTACTGTGTCGCTAAATCACTG CAAAAGTCCGTGGCGAGGAGAAAGTGCGCTGGATGTAAGATCTCAGTCCACACCATGTGTATGGAGCAGCTAGAGAAG ATTAATTTCAGGTGCAAGCCGTCGTTTCGAGAACCCGGCTCTCGAACTGTCAGAGAG TCCAACAATGTGCGACATCACTGGGTGCACAGGAGACGTCAGACGGGGAAGTGTCGACAGTGTGGGAAG GGTTTTCAACAGAAGTTTTCTTTTCACAGCAAAGAGATTGTTGCCATCAGCTGCTCGTGGTGCAAACAGGCG tatCACAACAAGGTGACGTGCTTCATGCTGCAGCAGATAGAGGAGTGCTGCTCCCTGGGAGCTCATGCTGCCGTCATCATCCCCCCTACGTGGATCATCAGAGTCCGCAGACCACAG TCTCTGAAGTccagtaaaaagaagaagaggacgTCTCTGAAATGCAACAAGTCGAGCAAGAAGGGAGGCGAG ATCCAGGACGGCCGCTGGAAGCCCTTCCTGGTCAAACCTCTCCCCTCTCAGCTCATGAAGCCTCTGCTGGTGTTTGTGAACCCGAAGAGCGGAGGAAACCAG ggAGCAAAGATCATCCAGTCCTTCATGTGGTACCTGAACCCTCGGCAGGTGTTTGACCTGACGAAGGGAGGACCCAGAGAAGG GTTGGAGCTGTATGCCAAGGTGCCCAACCTGAGGATCCTGGCCTGTGGGGGAGATGGGACA gttgGATGGATCTTGTCAGTTTTGGACCAATTGAAGCTTCGTCCTCAGCCTCCTGTAGCCATCCTTCCTCTGGGGACCGGCAACGACCTGGCACGGACTCTCAACTGGGGAGGG GGCTACACTGATGAACCCATCACAAAGATCCTGTCACATGTCGAGGACGGAAACGTCGTTCAGCTGGACCGCTGGAACCTGAACGTGGAGCCAAACCCCGACGCCCGACCGGAGGACAGGGGAGAACATCAGACCGACAAG cTTCCTATTGACGTCTTCAACAACTACTTCAGTCTGGGCTTCGACGCTCATGTCACACTGGGCTTCCATGAATCTCGAG agGCAAACCCAGAGAAGTTCAACAGTCGCTTCAGGAATAAAATGTTCTATGCAGGG ACCGCCTTCTCTGATTTCCTGAGTGGGAGCTCGAAAGATCTCGCCAAGCACATCAAAGTGGTG TGTGATGGGACAGACCTGACAGCCAAAGTCCAGGAGATGAAGCTACAGTGTCTTCTCTTCCTCAACATCCCCAG gtACTGTGCAGGAACCATGCCATGGGGTCATCCCAGCGAGCATCAGGACTTTGAGCCTCAGCGTCATGACGACGGCTGCATCGAGGTCATCGGCTTCACCATGACGTCTCTG GCCACGCTGCAGGTGGGCGGTCACGGTGAACGTCTCCACCAGTGTAAAGAAGTCACCCTCACCACCTACAAGTCCATCCCCATGCAGGTGGACGGGGAGCCCTGCAAGCTGGCACCGTCCATCATCCGCATCAACTTGAGGAACCAGGCCAACATGGTGCAGAAGGCCAAGAGGAGGATCTCCATGCCCCATCTCAATGA tcaGCAGCCGGTTCCTGAGAAGCTGCAGATCAGAGTAAACAGGATCAGCATGGCTGCATACGAGGCCCTGCATTACGACAAAGACCAGCTGAAGGAGGCCT CTACACCGCTCGGAGTGATCACCGTCCCCGGAGACAGCGACCTGGAGACGTGTCGGCTGCTCATCGAGCGCCTACAGGATGACCTGGACCAG GACTGTGACGCCAGGACTAAGGGAGAGTGTCTGTCTTTGCACAAACTCTCCATGAAGTGGTGTTTCCTCGACT GTACAACTGCGGACCGGTTCTACAGAATCGACCGAGCTCAG gagCACCTGAACTACGTGACGGAGATCTCTCAGGAGGAGCTGTACATTCTGGACCCTGAGCTGGTCGTTAAGGAGACGGTGGGCACCTCCCCCGGCATGCCCGACCTGGTGGACTCTGAGGAGCACCAGGACCAGCAGAGACAGTTTGCCTTCCCCTGCTCCCCGTCCTCTCCCACCTCCTCAGCCACAGCCAG ggTGAGAGACTTTCAGAGGAAGAGGATCTCCAGTGACAGTTCAGTGGCCGATGCTTTGTCCCAGAGCTCCTCTAAGACCAACCTCTGCAG GAGGGGGGCAAAGATTCTCAATGTCCATCGCTCCAATACAACCCTCGCTGGTTTCAGACCCCTCATTAG TCCCTCCAGTGCTACCTCACACGACCCCGAACAAG AAGCAGAGTTGATCGGCTGCATCAAGTCTGAGGACCTGAACAGA TTGATGGAGCTCCACCAGCAGGGGGCCGACGTGCTGCTGCAGGACGCAGCTGGCTGCACGCTGCTGCATCACGCTGTGCAGGTCGGCAGCAAGGAGATCGTCCAGTACCTCATCGACAGTG TGCCGACGTCTCACCTGGACGTAACGGAGAAAGCGAC AGGAGAAACGGCGCTCCACAAAGCTGCCACCTCCTGTCAGAGGAGCATCTGTCATTACCTGGTGGAGGCCGGGGCGTCGCTCATGAAGACGGACCTGCAG GGTGAGACCCCCAAACAGCGCGCTGACAAGGCCAACGATCAGGAACTGGCTGACTACCTGGAGAACCGCCAACATTACCAGATGATCCAGAGTGAAGACCAGGAGACGGCGGTCTGA
- the dgkzb gene encoding diacylglycerol kinase zeta isoform X2: protein MDQQQEQQQQQDGGEEPFTSTSVPSSSSTSSSSHTELPSAAPALRCHHTTRTFTGLRMFCRRKAITNPGLQHVGTQPNVSTSGQSDSLQEPNSTVDWSDNAQFGDHIWFETSGSGDFCYVGEQYCVAKSLQKSVARRKCAGCKISVHTMCMEQLEKINFRCKPSFREPGSRTVRESNNVRHHWVHRRRQTGKCRQCGKGFQQKFSFHSKEIVAISCSWCKQAYHNKVTCFMLQQIEECCSLGAHAAVIIPPTWIIRVRRPQSLKSSKKKKRTSLKCNKSSKKGGEIQDGRWKPFLVKPLPSQLMKPLLVFVNPKSGGNQGAKIIQSFMWYLNPRQVFDLTKGGPREGLELYAKVPNLRILACGGDGTVGWILSVLDQLKLRPQPPVAILPLGTGNDLARTLNWGGGYTDEPITKILSHVEDGNVVQLDRWNLNVEPNPDARPEDRGEHQTDKLPIDVFNNYFSLGFDAHVTLGFHESREANPEKFNSRFRNKMFYAGTAFSDFLSGSSKDLAKHIKVVCDGTDLTAKVQEMKLQCLLFLNIPRYCAGTMPWGHPSEHQDFEPQRHDDGCIEVIGFTMTSLATLQVGGHGERLHQCKEVTLTTYKSIPMQVDGEPCKLAPSIIRINLRNQANMVQKAKRRISMPHLNDQQPVPEKLQIRVNRISMAAYEALHYDKDQLKEASTPLGVITVPGDSDLETCRLLIERLQDDLDQDCDARTKGECLSLHKLSMKWCFLDCTTADRFYRIDRAQEHLNYVTEISQEELYILDPELVVKETVGTSPGMPDLVDSEEHQDQQRQFAFPCSPSSPTSSATARVRDFQRKRISSDSSVADALSQSSSKTNLCRRGAKILNVHRSNTTLAGFRPLISPSSATSHDPEQEAELIGCIKSEDLNRLMELHQQGADVLLQDAAGCTLLHHAVQVGSKEIVQYLIDSVPTSHLDVTEKATGETALHKAATSCQRSICHYLVEAGASLMKTDLQGETPKQRADKANDQELADYLENRQHYQMIQSEDQETAV, encoded by the exons ATGgatcagcagcaggagcagcagcagcagcaggatggaggagaggagcccttcacctccacctctgtcccctcctccagctccacctcgTCCTCTTCTCACACCGAGCTGCCCTCGGCGGCCCCGGCCCTCCGCTGCCACCACACCACCAGGACCTTCACTGGCCTGAGGATGTTCTGCAGAAG GAAAGCCATTACGAATCCCGGTCTGCAGCATGTGGGGACTCAGCCCAACGTGTCAACATCTGGACAGAGCGACTCGCTGCAGGAGCCCAACAGCACCGTCGACTGGAGC GACAACGCCCAGTTCGGTGACCACATCTGGTTTGAGACCAGTGGTTCTGGAGACTTTTGTTATGTTGGAGAGCAGTACTGTGTCGCTAAATCACTG CAAAAGTCCGTGGCGAGGAGAAAGTGCGCTGGATGTAAGATCTCAGTCCACACCATGTGTATGGAGCAGCTAGAGAAG ATTAATTTCAGGTGCAAGCCGTCGTTTCGAGAACCCGGCTCTCGAACTGTCAGAGAG TCCAACAATGTGCGACATCACTGGGTGCACAGGAGACGTCAGACGGGGAAGTGTCGACAGTGTGGGAAG GGTTTTCAACAGAAGTTTTCTTTTCACAGCAAAGAGATTGTTGCCATCAGCTGCTCGTGGTGCAAACAGGCG tatCACAACAAGGTGACGTGCTTCATGCTGCAGCAGATAGAGGAGTGCTGCTCCCTGGGAGCTCATGCTGCCGTCATCATCCCCCCTACGTGGATCATCAGAGTCCGCAGACCACAG TCTCTGAAGTccagtaaaaagaagaagaggacgTCTCTGAAATGCAACAAGTCGAGCAAGAAGGGAGGCGAG ATCCAGGACGGCCGCTGGAAGCCCTTCCTGGTCAAACCTCTCCCCTCTCAGCTCATGAAGCCTCTGCTGGTGTTTGTGAACCCGAAGAGCGGAGGAAACCAG ggAGCAAAGATCATCCAGTCCTTCATGTGGTACCTGAACCCTCGGCAGGTGTTTGACCTGACGAAGGGAGGACCCAGAGAAGG GTTGGAGCTGTATGCCAAGGTGCCCAACCTGAGGATCCTGGCCTGTGGGGGAGATGGGACA gttgGATGGATCTTGTCAGTTTTGGACCAATTGAAGCTTCGTCCTCAGCCTCCTGTAGCCATCCTTCCTCTGGGGACCGGCAACGACCTGGCACGGACTCTCAACTGGGGAGGG GGCTACACTGATGAACCCATCACAAAGATCCTGTCACATGTCGAGGACGGAAACGTCGTTCAGCTGGACCGCTGGAACCTGAACGTGGAGCCAAACCCCGACGCCCGACCGGAGGACAGGGGAGAACATCAGACCGACAAG cTTCCTATTGACGTCTTCAACAACTACTTCAGTCTGGGCTTCGACGCTCATGTCACACTGGGCTTCCATGAATCTCGAG agGCAAACCCAGAGAAGTTCAACAGTCGCTTCAGGAATAAAATGTTCTATGCAGGG ACCGCCTTCTCTGATTTCCTGAGTGGGAGCTCGAAAGATCTCGCCAAGCACATCAAAGTGGTG TGTGATGGGACAGACCTGACAGCCAAAGTCCAGGAGATGAAGCTACAGTGTCTTCTCTTCCTCAACATCCCCAG gtACTGTGCAGGAACCATGCCATGGGGTCATCCCAGCGAGCATCAGGACTTTGAGCCTCAGCGTCATGACGACGGCTGCATCGAGGTCATCGGCTTCACCATGACGTCTCTG GCCACGCTGCAGGTGGGCGGTCACGGTGAACGTCTCCACCAGTGTAAAGAAGTCACCCTCACCACCTACAAGTCCATCCCCATGCAGGTGGACGGGGAGCCCTGCAAGCTGGCACCGTCCATCATCCGCATCAACTTGAGGAACCAGGCCAACATGGTGCAGAAGGCCAAGAGGAGGATCTCCATGCCCCATCTCAATGA tcaGCAGCCGGTTCCTGAGAAGCTGCAGATCAGAGTAAACAGGATCAGCATGGCTGCATACGAGGCCCTGCATTACGACAAAGACCAGCTGAAGGAGGCCT CTACACCGCTCGGAGTGATCACCGTCCCCGGAGACAGCGACCTGGAGACGTGTCGGCTGCTCATCGAGCGCCTACAGGATGACCTGGACCAG GACTGTGACGCCAGGACTAAGGGAGAGTGTCTGTCTTTGCACAAACTCTCCATGAAGTGGTGTTTCCTCGACT GTACAACTGCGGACCGGTTCTACAGAATCGACCGAGCTCAG gagCACCTGAACTACGTGACGGAGATCTCTCAGGAGGAGCTGTACATTCTGGACCCTGAGCTGGTCGTTAAGGAGACGGTGGGCACCTCCCCCGGCATGCCCGACCTGGTGGACTCTGAGGAGCACCAGGACCAGCAGAGACAGTTTGCCTTCCCCTGCTCCCCGTCCTCTCCCACCTCCTCAGCCACAGCCAG ggTGAGAGACTTTCAGAGGAAGAGGATCTCCAGTGACAGTTCAGTGGCCGATGCTTTGTCCCAGAGCTCCTCTAAGACCAACCTCTGCAG GAGGGGGGCAAAGATTCTCAATGTCCATCGCTCCAATACAACCCTCGCTGGTTTCAGACCCCTCATTAG TCCCTCCAGTGCTACCTCACACGACCCCGAACAAG AAGCAGAGTTGATCGGCTGCATCAAGTCTGAGGACCTGAACAGA TTGATGGAGCTCCACCAGCAGGGGGCCGACGTGCTGCTGCAGGACGCAGCTGGCTGCACGCTGCTGCATCACGCTGTGCAGGTCGGCAGCAAGGAGATCGTCCAGTACCTCATCGACAGTG TGCCGACGTCTCACCTGGACGTAACGGAGAAAGCGAC AGGAGAAACGGCGCTCCACAAAGCTGCCACCTCCTGTCAGAGGAGCATCTGTCATTACCTGGTGGAGGCCGGGGCGTCGCTCATGAAGACGGACCTGCAG GGTGAGACCCCCAAACAGCGCGCTGACAAGGCCAACGATCAGGAACTGGCTGACTACCTGGAGAACCGCCAACATTACCAGATGATCCAGAGTGAAGACCAGGAGACGGCGGTCTGA
- the dgkzb gene encoding diacylglycerol kinase zeta isoform X1 translates to MDQQQEQQQQQDGGEEPFTSTSVPSSSSTSSSSHTELPSAAPALRCHHTTRTFTGLRMFCRRKAITNPGLQHVGTQPNVSTSGQSDSLQEPNSTVDWSDNAQFGDHIWFETSGSGDFCYVGEQYCVAKSLQKSVARRKCAGCKISVHTMCMEQLEKINFRCKPSFREPGSRTVRESNNVRHHWVHRRRQTGKCRQCGKGFQQKFSFHSKEIVAISCSWCKQAYHNKVTCFMLQQIEECCSLGAHAAVIIPPTWIIRVRRPQSLKSSKKKKRTSLKCNKSSKKGGEIQDGRWKPFLVKPLPSQLMKPLLVFVNPKSGGNQGAKIIQSFMWYLNPRQVFDLTKGGPREGLELYAKVPNLRILACGGDGTVGWILSVLDQLKLRPQPPVAILPLGTGNDLARTLNWGGGYTDEPITKILSHVEDGNVVQLDRWNLNVEPNPDARPEDRGEHQTDKLPIDVFNNYFSLGFDAHVTLGFHESREANPEKFNSRFRNKMFYAGVSVVTALLCLTHSLIFTFSLSNVSVFVFQTAFSDFLSGSSKDLAKHIKVVCDGTDLTAKVQEMKLQCLLFLNIPRYCAGTMPWGHPSEHQDFEPQRHDDGCIEVIGFTMTSLATLQVGGHGERLHQCKEVTLTTYKSIPMQVDGEPCKLAPSIIRINLRNQANMVQKAKRRISMPHLNDQQPVPEKLQIRVNRISMAAYEALHYDKDQLKEASTPLGVITVPGDSDLETCRLLIERLQDDLDQDCDARTKGECLSLHKLSMKWCFLDCTTADRFYRIDRAQEHLNYVTEISQEELYILDPELVVKETVGTSPGMPDLVDSEEHQDQQRQFAFPCSPSSPTSSATARVRDFQRKRISSDSSVADALSQSSSKTNLCRRGAKILNVHRSNTTLAGFRPLISPSSATSHDPEQEAELIGCIKSEDLNRLMELHQQGADVLLQDAAGCTLLHHAVQVGSKEIVQYLIDSVPTSHLDVTEKATGETALHKAATSCQRSICHYLVEAGASLMKTDLQGETPKQRADKANDQELADYLENRQHYQMIQSEDQETAV, encoded by the exons ATGgatcagcagcaggagcagcagcagcagcaggatggaggagaggagcccttcacctccacctctgtcccctcctccagctccacctcgTCCTCTTCTCACACCGAGCTGCCCTCGGCGGCCCCGGCCCTCCGCTGCCACCACACCACCAGGACCTTCACTGGCCTGAGGATGTTCTGCAGAAG GAAAGCCATTACGAATCCCGGTCTGCAGCATGTGGGGACTCAGCCCAACGTGTCAACATCTGGACAGAGCGACTCGCTGCAGGAGCCCAACAGCACCGTCGACTGGAGC GACAACGCCCAGTTCGGTGACCACATCTGGTTTGAGACCAGTGGTTCTGGAGACTTTTGTTATGTTGGAGAGCAGTACTGTGTCGCTAAATCACTG CAAAAGTCCGTGGCGAGGAGAAAGTGCGCTGGATGTAAGATCTCAGTCCACACCATGTGTATGGAGCAGCTAGAGAAG ATTAATTTCAGGTGCAAGCCGTCGTTTCGAGAACCCGGCTCTCGAACTGTCAGAGAG TCCAACAATGTGCGACATCACTGGGTGCACAGGAGACGTCAGACGGGGAAGTGTCGACAGTGTGGGAAG GGTTTTCAACAGAAGTTTTCTTTTCACAGCAAAGAGATTGTTGCCATCAGCTGCTCGTGGTGCAAACAGGCG tatCACAACAAGGTGACGTGCTTCATGCTGCAGCAGATAGAGGAGTGCTGCTCCCTGGGAGCTCATGCTGCCGTCATCATCCCCCCTACGTGGATCATCAGAGTCCGCAGACCACAG TCTCTGAAGTccagtaaaaagaagaagaggacgTCTCTGAAATGCAACAAGTCGAGCAAGAAGGGAGGCGAG ATCCAGGACGGCCGCTGGAAGCCCTTCCTGGTCAAACCTCTCCCCTCTCAGCTCATGAAGCCTCTGCTGGTGTTTGTGAACCCGAAGAGCGGAGGAAACCAG ggAGCAAAGATCATCCAGTCCTTCATGTGGTACCTGAACCCTCGGCAGGTGTTTGACCTGACGAAGGGAGGACCCAGAGAAGG GTTGGAGCTGTATGCCAAGGTGCCCAACCTGAGGATCCTGGCCTGTGGGGGAGATGGGACA gttgGATGGATCTTGTCAGTTTTGGACCAATTGAAGCTTCGTCCTCAGCCTCCTGTAGCCATCCTTCCTCTGGGGACCGGCAACGACCTGGCACGGACTCTCAACTGGGGAGGG GGCTACACTGATGAACCCATCACAAAGATCCTGTCACATGTCGAGGACGGAAACGTCGTTCAGCTGGACCGCTGGAACCTGAACGTGGAGCCAAACCCCGACGCCCGACCGGAGGACAGGGGAGAACATCAGACCGACAAG cTTCCTATTGACGTCTTCAACAACTACTTCAGTCTGGGCTTCGACGCTCATGTCACACTGGGCTTCCATGAATCTCGAG agGCAAACCCAGAGAAGTTCAACAGTCGCTTCAGGAATAAAATGTTCTATGCAGGGGTGAGTGTTgtcactgctctgctctgtttaaCTCATTCGCTCATTTTCACCTTCAGCTTGTCTAATGTCAGCGTGTTCGTGTTTCAGACCGCCTTCTCTGATTTCCTGAGTGGGAGCTCGAAAGATCTCGCCAAGCACATCAAAGTGGTG TGTGATGGGACAGACCTGACAGCCAAAGTCCAGGAGATGAAGCTACAGTGTCTTCTCTTCCTCAACATCCCCAG gtACTGTGCAGGAACCATGCCATGGGGTCATCCCAGCGAGCATCAGGACTTTGAGCCTCAGCGTCATGACGACGGCTGCATCGAGGTCATCGGCTTCACCATGACGTCTCTG GCCACGCTGCAGGTGGGCGGTCACGGTGAACGTCTCCACCAGTGTAAAGAAGTCACCCTCACCACCTACAAGTCCATCCCCATGCAGGTGGACGGGGAGCCCTGCAAGCTGGCACCGTCCATCATCCGCATCAACTTGAGGAACCAGGCCAACATGGTGCAGAAGGCCAAGAGGAGGATCTCCATGCCCCATCTCAATGA tcaGCAGCCGGTTCCTGAGAAGCTGCAGATCAGAGTAAACAGGATCAGCATGGCTGCATACGAGGCCCTGCATTACGACAAAGACCAGCTGAAGGAGGCCT CTACACCGCTCGGAGTGATCACCGTCCCCGGAGACAGCGACCTGGAGACGTGTCGGCTGCTCATCGAGCGCCTACAGGATGACCTGGACCAG GACTGTGACGCCAGGACTAAGGGAGAGTGTCTGTCTTTGCACAAACTCTCCATGAAGTGGTGTTTCCTCGACT GTACAACTGCGGACCGGTTCTACAGAATCGACCGAGCTCAG gagCACCTGAACTACGTGACGGAGATCTCTCAGGAGGAGCTGTACATTCTGGACCCTGAGCTGGTCGTTAAGGAGACGGTGGGCACCTCCCCCGGCATGCCCGACCTGGTGGACTCTGAGGAGCACCAGGACCAGCAGAGACAGTTTGCCTTCCCCTGCTCCCCGTCCTCTCCCACCTCCTCAGCCACAGCCAG ggTGAGAGACTTTCAGAGGAAGAGGATCTCCAGTGACAGTTCAGTGGCCGATGCTTTGTCCCAGAGCTCCTCTAAGACCAACCTCTGCAG GAGGGGGGCAAAGATTCTCAATGTCCATCGCTCCAATACAACCCTCGCTGGTTTCAGACCCCTCATTAG TCCCTCCAGTGCTACCTCACACGACCCCGAACAAG AAGCAGAGTTGATCGGCTGCATCAAGTCTGAGGACCTGAACAGA TTGATGGAGCTCCACCAGCAGGGGGCCGACGTGCTGCTGCAGGACGCAGCTGGCTGCACGCTGCTGCATCACGCTGTGCAGGTCGGCAGCAAGGAGATCGTCCAGTACCTCATCGACAGTG TGCCGACGTCTCACCTGGACGTAACGGAGAAAGCGAC AGGAGAAACGGCGCTCCACAAAGCTGCCACCTCCTGTCAGAGGAGCATCTGTCATTACCTGGTGGAGGCCGGGGCGTCGCTCATGAAGACGGACCTGCAG GGTGAGACCCCCAAACAGCGCGCTGACAAGGCCAACGATCAGGAACTGGCTGACTACCTGGAGAACCGCCAACATTACCAGATGATCCAGAGTGAAGACCAGGAGACGGCGGTCTGA